In Methanothrix sp., a genomic segment contains:
- a CDS encoding adenylosuccinate synthase: MFTILTGAQFGDEGKGKIIDLLAENYDIIARFQGGDNAGHTVVVAGKKYKLHLVPSGAIFGRRLLIGPGVVLNPRVLWNEIQTLESEGIRVDLGIDPKTTVIMPYHIELDSLREKARVEKIGTTNRGIGFAYVDKIAREEVQVGDLTDPALLEAKLDEIAPAKEKAITDMGGDPNVVRYAPYIDEYLEIGKKLKDRISDVSREINIALLEEKSVLAEGAQGAFLDVIHGTQKFVTSSSTIAGSACTNLGVGPTMVDNVVGVVKAYITRVGEGPMPTELLDSMGEQMREKGAEYGTTTGRARRCGWFDAVLGLKSIYLNSYTELALTKLDVLTGIDPIKVCVSYDLDGQIIGYPPESTADLGRCKPVYEESAGWTEDITEVEEYDDLPGNARDYVEKLEDLLGVEIRAVSVGPGREQTIFRDLDED; encoded by the coding sequence ATGTTTACGATACTCACCGGTGCGCAGTTTGGTGATGAGGGAAAAGGCAAGATAATAGATCTGCTGGCAGAGAACTACGATATCATTGCTCGCTTCCAGGGCGGGGACAATGCTGGCCACACAGTGGTCGTGGCAGGGAAGAAGTACAAGCTCCATCTGGTTCCCAGCGGGGCGATCTTCGGCCGCAGGCTTCTGATCGGTCCTGGCGTGGTGCTAAACCCCCGCGTTCTTTGGAATGAGATTCAGACCCTGGAGTCAGAGGGGATCAGGGTCGATCTGGGAATTGACCCCAAGACGACGGTTATCATGCCTTATCACATCGAGCTGGACAGCCTGCGTGAGAAGGCAAGGGTGGAGAAGATCGGCACCACAAACCGCGGCATTGGATTCGCCTATGTGGACAAGATCGCTCGCGAGGAGGTCCAGGTGGGAGATCTGACCGATCCCGCTCTTCTGGAGGCCAAGCTCGATGAGATCGCCCCCGCCAAAGAGAAGGCCATTACGGATATGGGCGGCGACCCCAATGTGGTCAGATATGCTCCCTACATCGATGAATATCTGGAGATTGGAAAGAAGCTGAAGGACAGGATCAGCGATGTCTCCCGAGAGATAAACATCGCCCTCCTGGAGGAGAAGAGCGTCCTTGCCGAGGGAGCACAAGGGGCATTCTTGGACGTCATCCACGGCACCCAGAAGTTCGTCACCTCCAGCTCTACCATTGCCGGAAGCGCCTGCACCAACCTGGGCGTGGGCCCGACAATGGTTGACAATGTGGTAGGGGTGGTCAAGGCCTACATCACAAGGGTGGGAGAGGGCCCCATGCCTACGGAGCTTCTCGATTCCATGGGAGAGCAGATGAGAGAGAAGGGCGCAGAGTACGGCACCACCACAGGGAGAGCACGCAGATGCGGCTGGTTTGATGCCGTCTTGGGCCTGAAGTCCATTTATCTGAACAGCTACACTGAGCTGGCCCTCACCAAGCTGGATGTGCTCACGGGAATCGATCCCATAAAGGTCTGTGTGAGCTATGATCTGGACGGCCAGATCATCGGCTATCCGCCGGAGAGCACAGCAGACCTCGGCCGGTGCAAGCCGGTCTACGAGGAGTCAGCCGGCTGGACGGAGGATATAACCGAGGTTGAGGAGTATGATGATCTGCCCGGGAATGCCCGCGATTATGTGGAGAAGCTGGAGGATCTGCTGGGAGTGGAGATCAGAGCAGTCTCTGTGGGACCGGGAAGGGAGCAGACCATCTTCCGAGATCTGGATGAGGATTGA
- a CDS encoding beta-ribofuranosylaminobenzene 5'-phosphate synthase: MLLGTDGSVTSLLEILTGSPVEIETLTQEIVPANQVVAKELNLNPGEDVNYRVVKLKKAETGETLIYAVSHTPLKRLEESFRDDLTRADIPIGVILKKHKMESRREINSAGFLQAGRELSQIFNIFPKELVLQRNYKIIRHGEPLITIEETFPYNSFQDGNRVVIETPARIHLTLTDLTGTSARVDGGVGITLDEPVILLEAERGNELSVEGENADRAEAAAQAVMRRFGLGGARLTVREDYKMHVGLGRGTQLGIAAAKALCELYHKEVSVREIARTINRGGTSGIGTAAFDMGGFIIDGGHTFGPGREKTDFRPSSVSSGIRPARVIANHDFPQDWRILLAIPKVPRGAHGQQEVDIFKKYCPVPPAEVHELCYQILVRILPSVVEEDLDEFGAAINRVQEIGFKRIEVMLQHPLVRTLMEEMRAAGAACAGLSSFGPTVFAVTDTQARDIESAAYDAMGSEGGEVMITRARNEGARIRAF, from the coding sequence ATGCTTTTAGGGACTGATGGCTCAGTGACCAGCCTCCTGGAGATTCTCACCGGCAGCCCAGTTGAGATCGAGACTTTGACACAGGAGATCGTCCCTGCAAATCAGGTAGTGGCGAAAGAGCTTAACCTGAATCCCGGAGAAGATGTCAATTACCGGGTGGTGAAGCTGAAGAAAGCTGAGACCGGCGAGACACTCATTTATGCCGTCTCTCACACCCCCTTAAAAAGGCTGGAAGAGAGCTTCCGGGACGACCTGACCAGAGCCGATATACCAATTGGAGTTATTCTGAAAAAGCATAAGATGGAATCCAGAAGAGAGATAAATAGTGCCGGATTCCTGCAGGCCGGCAGAGAGCTTAGCCAAATCTTCAATATCTTTCCAAAAGAGCTCGTCCTCCAGCGTAACTATAAAATCATCCGGCATGGAGAACCACTGATAACCATCGAGGAGACATTTCCATACAACAGCTTTCAGGATGGCAATAGAGTGGTGATAGAGACCCCTGCCAGGATCCATTTGACTCTGACTGACCTCACAGGTACGTCCGCCCGTGTGGATGGTGGAGTAGGAATCACACTGGACGAGCCAGTGATCTTGCTTGAAGCAGAGAGAGGGAATGAGCTTTCAGTCGAGGGTGAGAATGCTGATCGAGCCGAAGCTGCTGCCCAGGCAGTAATGAGGCGCTTCGGCCTGGGAGGAGCGCGGCTGACTGTAAGAGAGGATTATAAGATGCACGTGGGCCTTGGCAGGGGAACGCAACTGGGCATTGCAGCGGCGAAGGCACTCTGCGAACTTTATCATAAGGAGGTCAGCGTGCGGGAGATCGCCAGGACCATCAACCGCGGCGGGACAAGCGGGATCGGGACGGCGGCTTTCGATATGGGCGGCTTTATCATCGATGGAGGGCACACCTTTGGACCGGGCAGAGAGAAAACGGATTTCAGGCCTTCTTCTGTATCTTCAGGCATTCGCCCGGCGAGAGTGATAGCCAATCACGATTTCCCCCAGGACTGGAGGATCCTGCTTGCCATACCCAAGGTCCCCAGGGGCGCCCATGGCCAGCAAGAGGTTGATATTTTCAAGAAGTACTGCCCGGTGCCTCCAGCCGAGGTTCATGAGCTCTGCTACCAGATACTTGTTAGGATATTGCCTTCCGTAGTGGAGGAGGATCTGGATGAGTTCGGAGCGGCGATAAACCGGGTCCAAGAGATTGGGTTCAAGAGGATCGAGGTGATGCTTCAGCACCCCTTGGTGCGGACCCTGATGGAAGAGATGAGAGCGGCAGGAGCTGCCTGTGCCGGCCTCAGCTCCTTCGGGCCGACGGTCTTTGCCGTTACCGATACTCAGGCAAGAGATATTGAGTCTGCAGCCTATGATGCAATGGGATCTGAGGGTGGGGAGGTCATGATCACAAGAGCCCGAAATGAAGGGGCTCGGATCAGGGCATTCTAG
- the rd gene encoding rubredoxin produces the protein MAKRYQCTICGYIYDPEKGDPDSGIAPNTPFEELPESWTCPQCGAPKSDFVELK, from the coding sequence ATGGCAAAAAGGTACCAGTGCACTATCTGTGGATACATCTACGATCCCGAGAAAGGAGATCCGGACTCCGGCATCGCCCCCAACACCCCCTTTGAGGAGTTACCGGAGAGTTGGACCTGTCCCCAATGCGGCGCACCAAAGAGCGACTTCGTAGAACTCAAATGA
- a CDS encoding FprA family A-type flavoprotein yields MTLIREIKPGILSIGAIDWDRRLFDALIPLPDGTSYNSYLIQGKEKIALIDAVDSTKADALIDNLNALGIEKIDYIIAQHAEQDHSGSLGRLAEQYPDSKVAGSARCLELLVEFGLVDKERTQELKDGDTIDLGGKSLQIISAPWVHWPDTILTYLAADRMLFSCDFLGSHLATSDLYADEAVVYRAAKRYYAEIMMPFRQHIKKHLERISSLDIDLIAPSHGPIYARPEFILNAYRTWSSDEVKNQVVLPFVSMHGSTKAMIDYFADSLITRGIEVKRFDLTNSDIGSLAESLVDAATVVIGTPTVLSGAHPLALYAAILANALRPKTRYASIIGSFGWGGRMLEQITQTMPNLKLQLFDPVIAKGYPKEADFRRLDQLADEILAKHRELIQSQNAAK; encoded by the coding sequence ATGACACTCATAAGAGAGATAAAACCGGGAATACTCTCCATCGGAGCAATAGATTGGGACCGCAGGCTCTTTGATGCCCTGATTCCCCTCCCCGATGGAACCAGCTATAACTCATACCTGATCCAGGGAAAGGAGAAGATCGCGCTCATCGATGCTGTGGATTCGACCAAGGCCGATGCGCTCATCGATAACCTGAATGCCCTGGGCATAGAGAAGATCGACTACATAATCGCCCAGCATGCAGAGCAGGATCACAGCGGAAGCCTGGGTCGGCTGGCGGAGCAATACCCAGACTCAAAAGTTGCCGGCTCGGCAAGATGTCTGGAGCTTCTGGTTGAGTTCGGCCTGGTGGATAAAGAGAGAACACAGGAGCTTAAGGATGGCGATACAATCGACCTGGGAGGCAAGAGCCTGCAGATCATCTCTGCCCCCTGGGTCCACTGGCCTGATACCATACTGACCTATCTTGCCGCAGACCGAATGCTCTTCAGTTGTGATTTCTTGGGCTCGCATCTGGCTACCAGCGATCTTTATGCTGATGAGGCAGTGGTCTACAGGGCAGCAAAGAGGTATTATGCAGAGATCATGATGCCCTTCCGCCAGCACATCAAAAAGCATCTGGAGAGGATATCGAGCCTTGATATCGATCTCATCGCCCCCAGCCACGGCCCCATCTATGCTCGACCGGAGTTCATATTGAATGCCTATCGCACATGGTCCTCGGATGAGGTCAAAAACCAGGTGGTCCTGCCTTTCGTCTCCATGCATGGGTCGACAAAGGCCATGATCGACTACTTCGCAGACTCCCTGATCACCAGGGGCATCGAGGTCAAACGGTTCGATCTCACCAATAGCGATATTGGATCTTTAGCCGAGTCCCTGGTGGACGCTGCAACTGTGGTCATAGGCACGCCAACAGTTCTCTCCGGTGCCCATCCCCTCGCCCTTTACGCCGCCATCCTGGCCAATGCCCTCCGGCCGAAGACCAGGTATGCATCCATAATTGGCTCATTCGGCTGGGGAGGGCGGATGCTGGAGCAGATCACCCAGACTATGCCCAACCTGAAGCTGCAGCTCTTCGATCCCGTGATAGCCAAGGGATATCCCAAGGAGGCTGATTTTCGCCGTCTGGACCAGCTGGCAGATGAGATTTTGGCCAAACACCGGGAGCTGATCCAGTCTCAGAATGCGGCCAAGTGA
- a CDS encoding sulfite exporter TauE/SafE family protein: protein MIAESMLIYILILLLTGMVVGFACGMLGVGGGFIMVPVQIWALTSMGVDPTLSTRVAFGTSLAVILPTSLCGCHGHICQGVVLWRQGVTLGLSGLVGALLGGTIAAHAPGELLRMIFGLVILAGALRMIFARELRRSRPQVVEGLVPYVLWGVAIGLISGLTGIGGGVILVPAMVIAMGFTMYQAVGTSTVAIAFNAMGGTISYAINGWGVARLPAHCVGYIDLLQFILLAGASMLTAHWGANATHKISEQKLKRVFVALMIIIGLKMMGLFNWIGF from the coding sequence ATGATAGCAGAATCGATGCTCATCTATATTCTCATTCTCCTGCTGACGGGCATGGTGGTGGGATTTGCCTGTGGCATGCTGGGAGTGGGAGGTGGCTTTATAATGGTCCCAGTGCAGATCTGGGCTCTCACATCTATGGGGGTGGATCCGACCCTCTCCACCAGGGTGGCCTTTGGCACCTCTCTGGCCGTCATACTGCCCACATCGCTCTGCGGATGCCATGGCCATATCTGCCAGGGGGTTGTGCTCTGGCGCCAGGGTGTGACATTGGGCCTCTCTGGCCTGGTGGGAGCCTTACTGGGCGGAACCATCGCCGCCCATGCCCCAGGAGAGCTTCTCAGAATGATCTTCGGCCTTGTGATCCTGGCAGGAGCATTGCGAATGATCTTCGCTCGGGAGCTGAGGCGCAGCAGGCCCCAGGTGGTCGAGGGCCTCGTGCCCTATGTTCTATGGGGGGTGGCAATCGGGCTGATCTCCGGCCTGACGGGAATAGGGGGAGGGGTGATACTCGTCCCCGCTATGGTGATTGCTATGGGCTTCACCATGTATCAGGCAGTGGGGACGTCGACTGTGGCCATTGCCTTCAACGCCATGGGAGGGACCATCTCCTATGCCATCAACGGCTGGGGGGTGGCAAGGCTTCCCGCTCACTGTGTGGGCTATATCGATCTGCTTCAATTCATCCTTCTGGCTGGAGCGAGCATGCTGACTGCCCATTGGGGTGCAAATGCCACCCATAAGATCTCAGAGCAGAAGCTGAAGAGGGTCTTTGTCGCCCTGATGATCATCATCGGCCTGAAGATGATGGGGCTGTTCAATTGGATAGGATTTTAG
- the htpX gene encoding zinc metalloprotease HtpX, which translates to MIRWKADRGLEARMLLTMFLLAILYLAFLAVLVSQGVSNMVIIIIMGGFMLLQYYYSDRMILTSMGARIVSESEAPELHQIVSRLCAIADLPMPKIAVVNSSMPNAFATGRNQKNAVVAVTTGIVQRLNHSELEAVLAHELTHVKNRDMMVMTIATFLSSIAQLLVRYLPFMGGGGGGRGRDRDSGGSFVVVFIVSLLVWVLSFILIQALSRYREFAADRGAAIITGQPSNLVSALMKISGFKVPTEDLRRVEGPVSALFIVPALTRSSLMNLFSTHPTLEARIEALQRIEQSGAI; encoded by the coding sequence ATGATTAGATGGAAGGCTGATCGAGGGCTTGAAGCCAGAATGCTGCTTACTATGTTCCTTTTAGCGATCCTCTACCTGGCGTTTCTGGCAGTTCTCGTCTCCCAGGGCGTCAGCAATATGGTGATCATAATCATCATGGGCGGATTCATGCTCCTTCAGTATTATTATTCCGATAGGATGATCCTGACGAGCATGGGTGCGAGAATAGTCTCGGAGAGCGAGGCCCCCGAGCTTCATCAAATCGTCTCCCGGCTCTGCGCCATCGCCGATCTGCCCATGCCCAAAATCGCCGTGGTGAACAGCTCAATGCCGAATGCCTTCGCCACGGGCAGAAACCAGAAGAATGCAGTGGTGGCTGTGACCACGGGCATAGTGCAGAGGCTGAATCATAGCGAGCTGGAGGCGGTCCTGGCCCATGAGCTGACTCATGTGAAGAACAGGGATATGATGGTCATGACCATAGCCACATTCCTCTCCTCCATCGCCCAGCTCCTGGTAAGGTATCTGCCTTTCATGGGTGGTGGGGGTGGAGGCAGAGGACGCGATCGCGACTCTGGGGGCAGCTTTGTAGTGGTATTCATAGTCTCCCTGCTGGTGTGGGTCCTGAGCTTCATTCTCATCCAGGCCCTATCCAGATATCGGGAGTTTGCTGCCGACCGCGGTGCGGCGATCATCACCGGCCAGCCATCCAACCTGGTGAGTGCCCTGATGAAGATAAGCGGTTTTAAGGTGCCCACAGAGGATCTGAGAAGGGTGGAGGGACCGGTCAGCGCCCTGTTCATAGTCCCTGCCCTCACCCGTTCATCCCTCATGAACCTCTTCTCCACCCATCCCACTCTGGAGGCCAGGATAGAGGCTCTGCAGAGGATCGAGCAGAGCGGAGCGATCTGA
- a CDS encoding peptidylprolyl isomerase: protein MAQAKIGDTVKVHYTGKLSTGVIFDTSEGCDPLEFEIGSGAFIPGFEEAVIGMSPGESKTVQIPPEKGYGHYREDRAITMDKKDFPSDLVPVEGMNLEICISDGSYVPAQVTDVTETTVTLDANHPLVEQTLYFDIKLIEITRSKEPSGNAN, encoded by the coding sequence ATGGCACAGGCTAAAATAGGCGACACTGTAAAGGTGCACTACACAGGAAAGCTGAGCACGGGCGTAATATTCGATACATCAGAAGGATGTGATCCACTGGAATTTGAGATCGGATCAGGCGCATTTATCCCCGGCTTTGAAGAGGCGGTGATTGGGATGAGTCCGGGAGAGTCCAAGACGGTTCAGATACCTCCGGAAAAGGGCTATGGCCATTACCGGGAAGATCGGGCCATAACCATGGATAAAAAGGACTTTCCATCAGATCTGGTGCCTGTGGAAGGAATGAACCTTGAGATCTGTATCTCCGATGGCAGCTATGTCCCCGCACAGGTTACCGATGTGACAGAGACCACAGTCACCCTGGATGCAAATCATCCCCTGGTCGAGCAGACGCTTTACTTCGATATCAAGCTGATAGAGATAACCCGGAGCAAGGAGCCATCGGGGAACGCAAATTAG